The Coffea arabica cultivar ET-39 chromosome 3c, Coffea Arabica ET-39 HiFi, whole genome shotgun sequence genome contains a region encoding:
- the LOC113734202 gene encoding uncharacterized protein, with protein sequence MSSLGTSKGVLEIAKFAVYVSVPIGLMYFYANNTKNLQKFMGNRQYVVYPPEAPRPPSPEELRERARELARKRNNQ encoded by the exons atgTCATCTTTGGGAACTTCAAAGGGAGTGTTGGAGATAGCTAAGTTTGCAGTATATGTGAGTGTCCCGATTGGGCTGATGTACTTCTATGCCAACAATACCAAGaatctccaaaaattcatgGGAAAT cGTCAATATGTCGTCTACCCCCCTGAAGCGCCACGACCTCCATCACCAGAAGAACTAAGGGAGAGGGCACGGGAGTTGGCGCGGAAGAGAAACAACCAATAA
- the LOC140037539 gene encoding CBL-interacting serine/threonine-protein kinase 7-like: MEAKRESPPSTTIPTTKLARTTSGSGSGSGTIILNKYQLGRLLGRGSFAKVYHGRCLDDNSTVAVKAIDKTKGFQGPLEQFIIREVSVMRRLNHHPSILKIHEVMATKTKIYLVMELAPGGELFSKLQQRGKFSESTARNYFHQLISALHFCHQNGVAHRDIKPQNMLLDQHGNLKISDFGLSALPEQLKNGMLHTACGTPAYTAPEVVYRKGYDGFKADAWSCGVLLYAFLVGSLPFDDSNLPQMHRAIHRRVFDFPEWVSKPAKSIIYRLLDPNPTTRLGIEELLKHSWFKKASRSFKEQEFGCVFGQRDKDGGYLSRLNAFDIICMSSGLNLSGLFEMGLSRKEMRFTSGSKVGEIEERVLKVGGELGYRVQRGKGGGIGLVKGCGILVVEIWEVAEGLWMVEFKVVEGRVVEFEESQWEELRAGLKDIALSWHDEYDGS, from the coding sequence ATGGAAGCCAAGAGGGAATCACCACCCTCGACCACCATCCCCACCACAAAACTCGCCAGAACCACCAGCGGCAGTGGCAGTGGTAGTGGAACGATAATCCTCAACAAATACCAACTAGGCCGACTGTTAGGCCGCGGCAGCTTCGCAAAAGTCTACCACGGCCGCTGTCTTGACGACAATTCCACCGTAGCCGTCAAAGCCATTGACAAAACCAAAGGTTTTCAAGGCCCATTAGAGCAATTCATCATCCGTGAAGTTTCCGTCATGCGGCGGCTAAACCATCACCCGAGTATCCTTAAAATCCACGAAGTCATGGCGACAAAAACAAAGATCTACCTAGTCATGGAGCTGGCGCCAGGCGGCGAACTGTTCTCCAAGCTTCAACAACGCGGCAAGTTCTCCGAATCCACGGCTAGGAATTACTTTCATCAACTCATCTCAGCCCTTCACTTCTGTCACCAGAACGGAGTCGCCCATCGTGATATAAAACCTCAAAACATGCTTCTTGATCAACATGGCAACCTTAAAATATCCGACTTCGGACTCTCCGCTTTGCCCGAACAGCTGAAAAACGGGATGCTTCATACGGCTTGTGGAACGCCGGCTTATACGGCTCCTGAGGTGGTGTATCGCAAAGGTTACGATGGTTTCAAGGCGGATGCATGGTCATGTGGGGTTCTCTTGTATGCCTTTCTCGTGGGATCTCTCCCATTTGACGATAGCAACCTTCCCCAGATGCATCGCGCAATACACCGTCGTGTATTTGATTTTCCTGAATGGGTTTCGAAACCCGCGAAAAGTATCATATATCGCTTGCTGGATCCTAATCCGACAACGAGGTTGGGGATCGAGGAATTATTGAAGCATTCTTGGTTCAAGAAAGCATCAAGGAGTTTCAAAGAACAAGAATTTGGTTGTGTGTTTGGTCAGAGGGATAAAGATGGTGGTTATTTGAGTAGACTGAATGCTTTTGACATAATTTGTATGTCATCAGGGCTGAATTTATCTGGGCTATTCGAGATGGGGCTGAGTAGGAAGGAGATGAGATTTACATCAGGTTCCAAGGTAGGGGAGATTGAGGAGAGAGTGTTGAAGGTTGGTGGGGAGCTGGGGTATAGAGTGCAAAGAGGGAAGGGTGGAGGGATTGGATTGGTGAAGGGTTGTGGAATATTGGTTGTGGAGATTTGGGAAGTGGCTGAGGGGCTTTGGATGGTGGAGTTTAAGGTGGTGGAAGGGAGGGTGGTGGAGTTTGAGGAATCCCAGTGGGAGGAGCTGAGAGCTGGGCTTAAAGATATTGCTCTTTCTTGGCATGACGAGTATGATGGATCTTGA